From the genome of Mycoplasma putrefaciens KS1, one region includes:
- the uvrA gene encoding excinuclease ABC subunit UvrA produces MSKDKIIIKGAREHNLKNVDLEIPKNKLVVFTGLSGSGKSSLAFSTIYAEGRRRYIESLSAYARQFLGGNEKPDVDSIEGLSPSISIDQKTTSHNPRSTVGTVTEIYDYLRLLYARIGVAYCVNGHGQIQAMSIAEIVNNIKQTTTNDQQIQILSPIIRDKKGTHKDILDKLQADGFIRVIVDDQLKMLDDQIDLDKNQRHNIDIVVDRIIYQNNDETNSRVFSAVETGLKYSNNLIKIAYLDNDQKTEKLFSTSFACKECDFVVPELEPRLFSFNAPLGACSECNGLGVNLEPDVNLIMPNMNLSINEGGVSYYKNFLNTDNLEWQKFRTLCDYYYIDLNLPLNELTKKQIEVILWGSDREVDIKLISSNGKKYESFDYIEGTAQLIKRRYFETKSEEIRNWYAKFMSSTTCMLCKGSRLNDIALSVKINNKTIFDYTNMSISEELDFLLNIELTDTQTTIAKLVLDEIISRTNFLNEVGLGYLNLSRTATTLSGGESQRIRLAKQIGSQLTGILYVLDEPSIGLHQKDNDRLINTLKHLRDLGNTLIVVEHDEDTMKASDWIVDIGPKAGENGGEITFSGTYQQILNSDTITGKYLSKRLTIPVPKHRRPGNKKFIQIIKASENNLKNIDVSIPLNKFVTITGVSGSGKSTLLEDIVYKGLQNNLSKEYVPTGKVKEIRGVENINKVIYISQEPIGKTPRSNPATYTSVFNDIRDLFTNLPEAKIRGYKKGRFSFNVAGGRCEHCQGDGIITISMQFMPSVEVVCEVCEGKRYNSETLMVKYKNKSIADVLNMTVSQAYEFFENIPQIKSKLQTILDVGLGYIKLGQNATTLSGGESQRIKLSTHLLKKQTGNTMFLLDEPTAGLHIDDVKRLISVLNKLVDLGNTVLCIEHNLDFIKVSDHIIDLGPDGGEFGGRVVATGTPEQVSESDKSYTAKYLKGYL; encoded by the coding sequence ATGAGTAAAGATAAAATCATAATTAAAGGAGCAAGAGAACACAATTTAAAAAATGTTGATCTTGAAATCCCTAAAAATAAATTAGTTGTTTTTACAGGATTGAGCGGTTCAGGTAAATCATCTTTGGCATTTTCAACTATCTATGCAGAAGGACGAAGACGTTATATTGAATCGCTTTCTGCTTATGCTAGACAATTTTTAGGCGGTAATGAAAAACCAGATGTTGATTCAATTGAAGGATTATCTCCTTCAATTTCAATTGATCAAAAAACTACTAGTCACAACCCAAGATCAACAGTTGGAACAGTAACTGAAATTTATGATTATTTACGTTTATTGTATGCAAGAATTGGTGTGGCTTATTGTGTTAATGGTCATGGTCAAATTCAAGCCATGTCTATTGCTGAAATAGTTAATAATATTAAACAAACAACAACTAACGATCAGCAAATTCAAATTTTATCACCAATTATTAGAGATAAAAAGGGAACACATAAAGATATATTAGATAAATTACAAGCTGATGGGTTTATTCGTGTAATTGTTGATGATCAACTAAAAATGCTTGATGATCAAATTGATCTAGATAAAAATCAAAGACACAATATTGATATAGTTGTTGACAGAATTATTTATCAAAATAATGATGAAACCAATTCAAGAGTTTTTAGTGCAGTTGAAACAGGGTTGAAGTATTCAAATAACTTAATAAAAATTGCTTATCTAGATAATGACCAAAAAACTGAAAAATTATTTTCAACTTCTTTTGCATGTAAAGAATGTGATTTTGTTGTTCCTGAATTAGAACCAAGATTATTTTCTTTTAATGCACCACTAGGAGCTTGTAGTGAATGTAATGGGTTAGGTGTAAATTTAGAACCTGATGTTAATTTAATTATGCCTAATATGAATCTTTCAATTAATGAAGGCGGAGTTAGTTATTATAAAAACTTTTTAAATACTGATAATTTAGAATGACAAAAGTTTCGAACTTTGTGTGATTATTATTATATTGATTTAAATCTACCGTTAAATGAATTAACTAAAAAACAAATTGAAGTTATTTTATGAGGAAGTGACCGAGAAGTTGATATTAAATTAATAAGTAGTAATGGTAAAAAATACGAAAGTTTTGATTATATTGAAGGAACTGCACAATTAATTAAAAGAAGATATTTTGAAACCAAATCTGAAGAAATTAGAAACTGATATGCTAAATTTATGTCTTCAACAACTTGTATGTTATGTAAAGGTTCACGATTAAATGACATAGCACTGTCAGTTAAAATTAATAACAAGACAATTTTTGATTATACTAATATGAGCATTAGTGAAGAGTTAGACTTTTTATTAAATATTGAACTAACTGATACTCAAACAACAATTGCTAAACTGGTTTTAGATGAAATTATTTCAAGAACTAACTTTTTAAATGAAGTTGGTTTAGGATATTTAAATCTATCAAGAACAGCAACCACACTAAGTGGTGGAGAGTCTCAAAGAATTAGATTAGCAAAACAAATTGGCTCACAGCTAACTGGAATTTTATATGTCTTAGATGAACCTTCAATTGGATTACATCAAAAAGACAATGATCGATTAATTAATACTTTAAAACACTTAAGAGATTTAGGAAATACTTTAATTGTAGTTGAGCATGATGAAGATACTATGAAAGCTAGTGACTGAATAGTTGATATTGGTCCTAAAGCTGGTGAAAATGGTGGAGAAATTACTTTTTCAGGAACTTACCAACAAATTTTAAATTCAGATACTATTACAGGTAAATATTTATCAAAAAGATTAACAATTCCAGTTCCTAAACACCGTAGACCTGGAAATAAAAAATTTATTCAAATAATTAAAGCAAGTGAAAATAATTTAAAAAATATTGATGTTTCTATTCCTTTAAATAAATTTGTCACAATTACTGGAGTTAGTGGTTCAGGCAAATCAACTCTATTAGAAGACATTGTTTATAAAGGTTTACAAAACAATTTGTCTAAAGAATATGTTCCAACTGGTAAGGTAAAAGAAATTAGAGGAGTAGAAAATATTAATAAAGTGATTTATATTTCTCAAGAACCAATTGGAAAAACGCCACGAAGCAACCCAGCAACCTATACATCAGTTTTTAATGATATAAGAGATTTGTTTACTAACTTACCCGAAGCAAAAATTAGAGGTTATAAAAAAGGAAGATTTTCATTTAATGTTGCGGGAGGAAGATGCGAACACTGTCAAGGTGACGGAATTATCACCATTTCAATGCAATTTATGCCAAGTGTTGAAGTTGTTTGTGAAGTCTGTGAAGGAAAACGCTATAATAGTGAAACTTTAATGGTTAAGTATAAAAATAAATCGATTGCTGATGTTTTAAATATGACGGTTAGTCAAGCATACGAATTTTTTGAAAATATTCCGCAAATTAAATCTAAACTACAAACTATTTTAGATGTTGGTTTAGGTTATATTAAACTTGGTCAAAATGCAACTACTTTAAGTGGTGGAGAATCTCAAAGAATTAAACTGTCTACTCACTTGTTAAAAAAACAAACTGGAAATACGATGTTTTTATTAGATGAACCAACCGCAGGATTGCATATTGATGATGTCAAAAGGTTGATTAGTGTTTTAAATAAATTAGTTGATCTAGGAAATACAGTTTTGTGCATTGAGCATAATTTAGATTTTATTAAAGTTTCAGATCATATTATTGATTTAGGTCCTGATGGTGGTGAGTTTGGTGGTAGAGTTGTTGCAACTGGAACTCCTGAACAAGTATCTGAATCTGACAAATCATACACAGCTAAGTACTTGAAAGGTTATTTATAA
- a CDS encoding bifunctional folylpolyglutamate synthase/dihydrofolate synthase, translated as MILVEEFLFEWLTRDKSVDIFKEVLEELNHLEKKLPTINVVGTNGKGSTSFYISQGLKQKYQKVGLFISPAFIYHNERIQINNTPISDDDLKKYIKKAQKYMYKYCLNFFEMWTLIMIMYFVDNNVDIVVCEAGIGGYKDTTNYLANQILTAISSVSIDHTDFLGNTIQEIIFQKINIAKPNTKLIVSADNLTYQKIILDKLINRNVEVIFADKVADEIDYQQANKGLAKKVLEQFDIYDDSIFKLTKPLGRFSVLQTDPYYFVIDGAHNVDAIDRLITTTKKLEKNFIVLYASSSTKDYQTSLKLLNQSFDQVYITNFDHIKAWSIENIDYKNKVFDWETFLKNNNENILVCGSLYFIPQVYQWFESRKNSNFNN; from the coding sequence ATGATTTTAGTTGAAGAATTTTTATTTGAATGATTAACTAGAGACAAAAGCGTTGATATTTTTAAAGAAGTTTTAGAAGAATTGAATCATCTTGAAAAAAAATTACCAACTATTAATGTGGTTGGTACTAATGGTAAGGGTTCAACTTCTTTTTATATATCACAAGGTTTAAAGCAAAAATATCAAAAAGTAGGATTATTTATTTCTCCTGCTTTTATTTATCATAATGAAAGAATTCAAATTAATAACACTCCTATTAGTGATGATGATTTAAAAAAATATATAAAAAAAGCTCAAAAATATATGTACAAATATTGTTTAAACTTTTTTGAAATGTGAACTCTGATTATGATTATGTACTTTGTTGATAATAACGTTGATATTGTAGTTTGTGAAGCGGGAATCGGTGGGTATAAAGATACTACTAACTATTTAGCTAATCAGATACTTACAGCTATTAGCTCTGTTTCAATTGATCATACTGATTTTTTAGGAAATACTATTCAAGAAATTATTTTTCAGAAAATAAATATTGCAAAACCAAATACTAAACTAATTGTTAGTGCGGATAATTTAACATATCAAAAAATTATTTTAGATAAATTAATTAATAGAAATGTAGAAGTAATTTTTGCAGATAAAGTTGCTGATGAAATTGATTATCAACAAGCAAATAAAGGTCTTGCAAAAAAAGTTTTAGAACAATTTGATATTTATGATGATAGTATTTTTAAACTAACCAAACCTTTGGGAAGATTTAGTGTTTTACAAACTGATCCATATTATTTTGTAATTGATGGAGCACATAATGTTGATGCAATAGATCGACTAATCACAACTACAAAAAAACTTGAAAAGAACTTTATTGTTTTGTATGCAAGCAGTTCAACTAAAGATTATCAAACTTCATTAAAATTATTAAATCAAAGTTTTGATCAAGTTTATATCACTAATTTTGATCATATTAAAGCTTGAAGCATTGAAAATATAGATTATAAAAATAAGGTTTTTGACTGAGAAACATTTTTAAAAAATAATAATGAAAATATTTTAGTTTGTGGAAGTTTATATTTTATTCCACAAGTTTATCAATGATTTGAAAGTAGAAAAAATTCAAATTTTAATAATTAG
- a CDS encoding LppA family lipoprotein, with translation MKKVNKFLAALPVIFITSLSAISCTNKSNKIDIDNNNNNNNNGVNKPDNNHKKPDSQNNPVEDFKDLDSLKTEIDFQHYNFYKEKDPITAWSSLKNDTETISKSIFEGNIELKNKYRLEVDSNINPSFDQENGVINNVSIKFIKTISSNSQSVTKKFTFKGFKGKENNFVNNKNDYLIQKELDENLKGIFPSMMAYMLLYFENVNEYEKLQASGNVINFEELKNVNHNLFKDKFGGFSVGTKELLFDYKDGLEKLYKNKITQASFDDINGILKLSVDIQNSDNSSREPSIVKEFTFKGFRKANFKNPEQNVISVFLTQSDFREIIENTNIEKIIKNIVEKSNNTDNNISVENNSHFNEFLTKQIKREVLKKLKVTIIDNEHSIYNSTQTLAIQNQKNGNKRSILGLNGNMSLYPFNTQITSDSIKEIYLNYEKENKKLKIEFNLEIPFYSTPLSDLRSHAVSLEKKILLKITSQYTLN, from the coding sequence ATGAAAAAAGTAAATAAATTCTTAGCAGCTTTACCAGTAATTTTTATTACTTCACTTAGCGCTATTTCATGTACTAATAAATCCAACAAGATTGATATAGATAATAATAATAATAATAATAATAACGGTGTAAATAAACCAGATAATAATCACAAAAAACCCGATTCTCAAAATAATCCTGTTGAAGATTTTAAAGATTTAGACAGTTTAAAAACAGAAATTGATTTTCAACATTATAATTTTTACAAAGAAAAAGATCCAATAACTGCTTGAAGTTCTTTAAAAAATGACACAGAAACAATATCTAAAAGTATTTTTGAAGGGAATATCGAACTAAAAAACAAGTACAGATTAGAAGTTGATTCAAATATAAATCCAAGTTTTGATCAAGAAAATGGAGTAATAAATAACGTATCTATTAAATTTATTAAAACTATTTCTTCAAATTCACAATCAGTAACAAAAAAATTTACTTTTAAAGGATTTAAAGGAAAAGAAAACAACTTTGTAAATAATAAGAATGATTATTTAATACAAAAAGAACTTGATGAAAATCTTAAAGGTATATTCCCATCAATGATGGCTTATATGCTGTTATATTTTGAAAATGTAAATGAATATGAAAAACTACAAGCTAGTGGAAATGTTATTAATTTTGAAGAATTGAAAAATGTAAACCACAATTTATTTAAAGACAAATTTGGTGGCTTCAGCGTTGGAACTAAAGAATTATTATTTGATTATAAAGATGGGTTAGAAAAGCTATATAAAAACAAGATAACTCAAGCATCATTTGACGATATTAACGGTATTTTAAAACTAAGTGTAGATATTCAAAATTCTGATAATAGTTCTAGAGAACCAAGTATTGTTAAAGAATTTACTTTTAAAGGATTTAGAAAAGCTAATTTTAAAAATCCAGAACAAAATGTTATATCTGTCTTCTTAACACAAAGTGATTTTAGAGAAATAATAGAGAATACCAATATTGAAAAAATAATAAAAAATATAGTAGAAAAGTCTAATAATACAGATAATAATATTTCAGTAGAAAACAATAGTCATTTTAATGAATTTTTAACAAAGCAAATCAAAAGAGAAGTATTAAAGAAATTAAAAGTCACTATCATTGATAATGAACACAGTATCTATAACTCAACACAAACTTTAGCTATTCAAAACCAAAAAAACGGAAATAAGCGATCAATTTTAGGACTAAATGGAAATATGTCATTATATCCATTTAATACCCAAATAACTAGCGATTCAATTAAAGAGATTTATCTAAATTATGAAAAGGAAAATAAGAAGTTAAAAATTGAATTCAATCTTGAGATCCCGTTCTATTCGACACCACTAAGTGATTTGAGATCTCATGCAGTAAGCTTGGAGAAAAAGATTTTATTGAAAATTACGTCTCAATATACATTAAATTAA